CAACTTTGGCATGGTGTTTCAGTCGCTGGCGTTGTTCCCGCACATGACCGTGGGCGAGAACATCGCCTATCCGCTGAAACTGCGGGGCGTGAGCAAGGTTGATCAACAGGCGCGGGTGGTGGAGTTGCTGGAGCTGATCCAGCTGCAACCGATGATTGATCGTCCGGTGGCCAAGCTCTCCGGCGGCCAGCGTCAGCGAGTGGCGATTGCCCGGGCGATTGCCTCGCACCCGAAAATCCTGTTGCTCGACGAACCGCTGTCGGCGCTGGACGCCAAGTTGCGCGAGTCGATGCAGGTGGAAATCCGCCAACTGCAACAACGCCTGAACATCACCACCATCATGGTCACCCACGACCAGCGCGAAGCCATGACCATGGCCGATATCGTCGTGGTCCTCGGTGAGCATCGGGTGCAGCAGGTGGGCACGCCGATTGAAATCTATCGGCACCCGGCCAACGAGTTCGTCGCGGACTTTATCGGCTCCGGCAACATCTTCCCGGCCACAGCGCTGGGCGATGGCAAGGTGGCGCTGCCGGGCGGCGATGCCCTGCAAGTGCCGATCTGCAGCAGCATCGTGGTCGGGCAGAAGGTGAAAATGCTGATCCGCCCGGAAGACCTGCAACTGTCGGCGCCCCAGGCCACGGCGGGCAATCGCCTGCTGGGCAAGGTGACGTTCGTGCGGGATATCGGCGCGACGATCGAGACCACGGTGGAGTGTTCCGGGGTGACGTTTACGGCGCTGAGTACGCCGTGTCAGGGCATTGGGTTAGGGATCGGGCATCCGGTGTCGGTGACGTTGCCGAGTGAGGCGTGTCGGGTGTTGGGCGTGTGATTGGTGTTCTGCTCAGCATCGCTCCCTCACCCCAGCCCTCTCCCGGAGGGAGAGGGGGCCGACCGAGGTGTTTGTTCGAGGTACATCGACCTGAAAAATCAAGGTGAACTCGAGTTTGAAAGCAACAGCGATCGGCTCCCTTTCCCCCTCGCCCCCTTGGGGGAGAGGGCTGGGGTGAGGGGGTAGCTTTTAGACGCTCAGCCGCAACCGCGCCAGATCCCTCAACGGCGGCGCCCCAAACAACCGGCTGTACTCACGACTGAACTGCGACGGACTTTCATACCCCACCCGATACCCCGCCGCCGAAGCCTCCAGCCCTTCAGCCAACATCAACCGCCGCGCCTCCTGCAGCCGCAGCTGCTTCTGATACTGCAACGGACTCATCGCCGTCATTGCCTTGAAACGGTGATGCAGGGTCGAGACGCTGAGGTTCACTTCCTTCGCCAGATCATCAATGCGCAGCGGCTGTTCGAAGTTGCCGTTGAGCCATTTGATCGCCTGGCTGATGCGGTGGCTCTGGCTGTTGGCGATG
The sequence above is a segment of the Pseudomonas sp. HS6 genome. Coding sequences within it:
- a CDS encoding ABC transporter ATP-binding protein, translating into MSGLILENVEKHYGSACAVQDVNLHLPEGKLVCFLGPSGCGKTTLLRMIAGLETLTGGEIRLDGEDIGHTPAHLRNFGMVFQSLALFPHMTVGENIAYPLKLRGVSKVDQQARVVELLELIQLQPMIDRPVAKLSGGQRQRVAIARAIASHPKILLLDEPLSALDAKLRESMQVEIRQLQQRLNITTIMVTHDQREAMTMADIVVVLGEHRVQQVGTPIEIYRHPANEFVADFIGSGNIFPATALGDGKVALPGGDALQVPICSSIVVGQKVKMLIRPEDLQLSAPQATAGNRLLGKVTFVRDIGATIETTVECSGVTFTALSTPCQGIGLGIGHPVSVTLPSEACRVLGV